Below is a genomic region from Streptomyces sp. RPA4-2.
CAACCCCGACGCCGCCCTCGACCTCCTCGAAGCCCTCGTCTCCCACATGGAAGACGTGTACCAGGTGATCCGGGCCGAGCAGCGGATCACGGTGAACGTGCCGGATGCGGAGATCGCCTCCGACATCTGGGACCTCCCCGATCACCTGCGCCCGGTCCCGATCGTGGTCCTGGTGGACGAGGTCGCCGAACTCGCCCTCTTCGCCACGAAGGACGAGGAGAAGCGCCGGGACCGGATCATCACCGCCCTGGTCCGGCTCGCCCAGCTCGGCCGGGCTGCCGGGATCTATCTGGAGATCTGCGGGCAGCGCTTCGGCTCCGAACTCGGCAAGGGCATCACCATGCTCCGTGCCCAGCTCACCGGCCGCACCGCCCACCGCGTCAACGACGAATCCTCCGCCAACATGGCCTTCGGCGACATCGCCCCGGACGCCGTCCTCGCCGCCATCCAGATCCCCACCGAGACCCCCGGCATCGCCGTGACCGGCGACTCCTCCGGCGGCTGGGCCCGCATCCGCGCCCCGCACACCACGCTGCGCCAGGCCGTGAACCTCTGCAACAAGCACGCCGGCCGCACCCCGGACCTGCCCGCCCTCGCGCCGTTCCGGCCCGTCGTCGGCACCCCGGCCCCGGCCTCCGGACCGCTGGCCAAGGCTGCTCCCGCGACCGTCTGACCTCTCCCGCTCCACGGCTGGCGTGACCGTCTCGCGCCGGGTCCCTACCCCCTCCATGCCGGAAGGAAGGAACGCCCCCAATGTGTGAGCACATCGAGGACTTCCACCGCACCGTGCTGATGCTCGGCGCCCTGGCCCTCTACGCGGACACGCCCGGCGCCGACGACCTGTTCATCGACACCATCGGCCCGTCGCTCGCGGCGTCGCTTCCCGAGCCCCCGCCGGGCATGTTCCCGCCCGGTTACGACCCCACCGACGGCCCCGAATACCCCGGCGGCTCGTGATGGCCCGCCCTGCGTTCCGTGTGGACGCCGTCCCCGTCCAGGCCGTCATCGCCGGAGCCCTCTCCTTCGCCCACCTCCACGAACTCGCCGACGCCGCCGGACAGACCGGCTGGAAGGCATGGGCCTACCCCATCTCCGTGGACCTGCTCCTCGTCGCTGCCTGGCGACGACTCCGCTCGGACGGACCGTCCCGGCTGGCCTGGTCCTGGTTCCTCATCGCCCTGGTCGCGTCACTCGGCGCCAACGTCGCCACCGCCGGGTTCCTCGACCTCGCCCACCCGCCCGCCTGGCTGCGCTTCGGCATCGCCGGATGGCCCGCCCTCGCCTTCCTCGGCGGCACCCTCCTCGCCCACTCCCACACCGCCAGCGCCCCGGAGCCGAATCCGCTTAAGCCACCGCCGCCCCGGTCCCCGCAGCGGAAGTCGAGCAAAAACCTGTGCCCGCCCCGCGACCGGAGCCCTCTCCCATCACGGCCACTGCTGAGGACACTCCGGCGCTGACCCCCGCTCCCCCGGCTCCGACCGGTCCGCAGGTCCCGGCCGCGCTGGTCGACCACGCCCGCAAGCTCGCCGCCGACCACCACACCCGCACCGGCGCACCGATCGACACCGACACCCTCCGCGCCCGCCTCGGCGTCCCGCCCCACCTCGCCGACGCCATCGCCGCCCAACTCACCTGACCCGAAGGGAGAACCCGTCATGCCCGCCCGCGACCACTTCCACTCCGTGATGCGGATCGGCCCCGTGCAGATCGGCACCCACCGCGACCGCCACGGCCACACCAAACACGCCGCCGTGTGCACCAACGACCGCTGCGGCTGGTCCGCCGACTACTCCAGCCAGTCCGCCGCACAACTCGCCGCCCGCACCCACCGCTGCACCGCCCGCTGAGGAGACACCCGTGCAGGTCCCGCTCTGGCTCGCCCTGATCGTCGTCGGCTGGCTCGGCGTCAAACTCATCCGCCCGCCCTGGTGGCTCGTCGCCGTCCTCCTCCTCGGCGGCTACCTCCTCGCCGAC
It encodes:
- a CDS encoding DUF4175 domain-containing protein, which encodes MQVPLWLALIVVGWLGVKLIRPPWWLVAVLLLGGYLLADSLLAPAIDTAVK
- a CDS encoding mobile element transfer protein, whose protein sequence is MPARDHFHSVMRIGPVQIGTHRDRHGHTKHAAVCTNDRCGWSADYSSQSAAQLAARTHRCTAR